The proteins below come from a single Metarhizium brunneum chromosome 1, complete sequence genomic window:
- the YVC1_0 gene encoding Calcium channel gives MPIRLRMRPQPVRDLSPMSARYDFDMPDIAEDDSFRDVVKKLSLYFTDVIELPSTFEQLRTTEAGNCVRVLVDHLGQNCTNPAIVNALLALKWHYAAANEHLSLRETRSFACEITAWRFLTRLSERQAVDFCLYEIPVAPEHEHRSQQASHDQEAGETSPLLIRRNSSDEGLPTIVVGSARERTKMLSSLSRLTHLGDESDDEADPTSAFKSLNALEIAAIANAKRFLSQHVVQKIITGIWNGDIVFWDTLSVNSVKKPRYYNPHTSDPFSRLRVPKYLKTWEVLFFVVFLCLYYSVLITRDDTRITLTEVFLFIWIAAFFYDELSEWIDAGSIFYATDIWNAFDMIMILIGFLFAGLRVIGLAKHNAAMNEMAFNVLSLEALFMMPRICSILSLSPYWGTLIPCLKEMGKDFVKFMVLVVIVYFGFLTTFSLIGRDAFSFGRMTGILTKIFFGSSYVGFDIMDQIDPIFGPPLMIIFITLTSILLQGSLTGMLSNSFSRVITQAREEYLYVYSVYVLEASTSNRLTHFYPPFNLIALVIFRPLRFILPRVGKFRAGRIVLLRATHLPIVGAIRLYEYIRRNSQDNDEYAGFRGPRESKKSSRPAVHKRSSSGYIRQHVSLSQESTLLKADGKRRDGDGDDMEEPKGVEGQVAELHQKIDQLTSLVIAMQTKSAGDDTPPAGT, from the exons ATGCCCATCCGGCTGAGGATGCGGCCGCAGCCCGTTCGGGACCTCAGCCCCATGTCTGCGAGATATGACTTTGATATGCCAGACATTGCCGAGGATGACTCCTTTCGGGACGTGGTCAAGAAGCTTTCCCT CTACTTCACAGACGTCATCGAGCTGCCGAGCACATTTGAGCAGCTAAGGACCACCGAGGCTGGAAATTGTGTTCGTGTCTTGGTTGACCACCTCGGTCAGAACTGCACCAACCCTGCCATTGTGAATGCCCTGCT TGCTCTCAAATGGCATTATGCTGCTGCAAACGAACACTTGAGTCTTAGAGAGACTCGCTCGTTTGCTTGCGAGATTACAGCGTGGCGATTTCTCACCAGACTTAGCGAAAGACAGGCAGTCGACTTTTGCCTCTACGAGATACCGGTGGCCCCGGAGCACGAACATCGTTCGCAACAGGCGAGCCATGATCAAGAGGCTGGAGAGACCTCCCCCCTCCTCATTCGTAGAAACTCTTCTGACGAGGGGTTGCCAACCATCGTTGTTGGAAGCGCCAGGGAGCGGACAAAGATGCTAAGCTCCCTCTCACGCCTGACCCATCTGGGCGACGAGAgtgacgacgaggcagacCCAACATCAGCCTTTAAGAGCTTGAATGCCCTGGAGATTGCCGCAATTGCCAACGCAAAGCGTTTTCTCAGTCAGCATGTAGTCCAGAAGATCATTACTGGCATTTGGAACGGCGATATTGTATTTTGGGACACTCTTTCGGTCAACTCTGTGAAAAAACCACGATACTACAATCCCCACACCTCAGATCCCTTTTCACGCCTCCGTGTGCCCAAGTATCTCAAGACCTGGGAAGTTCTCTTCTTCGTTGTCTTTCTGTGTCTGTACTACTCGGTTCTCATCACCCGTGACGACACACGCATCACACTGACAGAAGTATTTCTCTTCATCTGGATAGCCGCCTTCTTCTACGATGAACTGAGTGAATGGATCGATGCCGGCTCAATCTTCTACGCCACAGACATATGGAACGCGTTTGACATGATTATGATCCTGATTGGATTTCTATTTGCGGGCCTTA GAGTCATCGGGCTTGCCAAACACAATGCTGCGATGAACGAGAtggccttcaatgttttgtCTCTCGAGGCTCTTTTTATGATGCCACGAATCTGTTCTATTTTGAGCTTGAGCCCGTACTGGGGAACCTTGATACCTTGTCTGAAGGAAATGGGCAAGGACTTTGTGAAGTTTATGGTACTGGTTGTCATTGTTTACTTTGGCTTCCTGACCACCTTTTCCCTTATTGGTCGTGATGCCTTCAGCTTTGGTCGAATGACGGGCATTTTGACAAAAATCTTCTTCGGATCAAGCTACGTTGGATTCGACATCATGGATCAGATTGACCCTATTTTTGGGCCTCCTCTCATGattatttttattactttaactTCTATTCTTCTGCAGGGGTCCCTTACCGGTATGCTTTCAAACAGTTTTTCTCGTGTTATCACGCAGGCAAGAGAAGAGTACCTCTATGTGTACAGTGTTTATGTGCTGGAGGCATCAACGAGTAATCGGCTTACTCATTTCTATCCGCCATTCAACCTGATTGCCCTTGTCATCTTTCGGCCATTACGATTCATCCTACCTAGAGTCGGCAAATTCCGTGCAGGACGAATCGTCCTTCTCCGCGCCACACATTTGCCCATTGTTGGAGCAATCAGGCTGTACGAGTACATCCGACGAAACTCGCAGGATAACGACGAGTACGCCGGCTTCAGGGGACCGCGTGAGTCAAAGAAGAGTAGTCGGCCTGCAGTGCACAAGAGATCGTCATCTGGTTATATTAGACAACACGTTTCGCTGTCGCAAGAGTCAACTCTTCTAAAAGCTGACGGGAAAAGAAGGGACGGGGACGGTGATGACATGGAAGAGCCCAAGGGTGTGGAGGGCCAGGTTGCCGAACTGCACCAGAAGATTGACCAGCTTACATCCCTAGTTATCGCCATGCAGACCAAATCTGCTGGTGACGACACTCCGCCTGCGGGTACGTGA
- the scd2 gene encoding Protein scd2/ral3, with protein MALIQALRRSIKGDKEKQHHTSIATKSAVAIIPPKKVIRALYDYEAQSSQELSFSKGDFFHVIGRENDQDWYEACNPALPDARGLVPVAFFQALGRTERDSAQSDNSRPPTAKSPDHDSGYSENAPHPITTAVPITHRSTKSTDIDNKIFATVMYDFEAQRPDELGATKNEQIIIIAQSTPEWFVAKPIARLGGPGLIPVSYVEIRYVRTKEVVPNAVEAVKRAGVPSVEEWKRMAANYKNSSITLGKFAGPDAGGQRAVEQGMESMSLQEGRQSAQNGSQHRAGQHSISQSQQYAHNQEITPVYAPVRAWIPRYCFAEDKYWFVIVAVLEDGRHWELSRYYEDFYDFQIALLNQFPSEAGHDGTNKRTLPYMPGPVSYVTDAITEARLHNLDAYVKNLLDQPDRVSKCDLVKKFFAPREGDYEIAPNSADEDMRLSQGSQPSAEGFGNGGSRTNLNGNAYAVLPATSRQLSNSQQGTSNQPQQAVMKVKMYYNGDLIAIRVPSEVDYQQLCDKIRDRLKLSPDNQLQLFYKDEPTGNKPNLMSDSDLNFALERHEKLVLYVEVA; from the exons ATGGCCCTCATACAGGCTCTTCGTCGGTCCATCAAGGGCGATAAGGAAAAGCAGCACCACACCTCAATAGCGACCAAGTCTGCTGTCGCCATCATCCCACCCAAAAAG GTGATTCGAGCGTTGTACGACTATGAAGCCCAGTCGTCGCAAGAGTTGAGCTTTTCCAAAGGAGATTTTTTCCACGTTATTGGCCGCGAGAACGACCAAGACTGGTATGAGGCATGCAATCCTGCCCTGCCGGATGCCCGAGGCCTCGTCCCGgtcgccttcttccaagCCTTAGGCCGTACCGAGCGAGACAGTGCCCAGTCAGACAATAGCAGGCCGCCTACCGCGAAGAGTCCCGACCATGACTCTGGTTACAGCGAAAATGCCCCGCACCCCATTACTACAGCGGTACCAATCACCCACCGTAGTACCAAGTCTACCGATATTGACAACAAAATTTTTGCCACCGTCATGTATGATTTCGAGGCCCAGCGGCCAGACGAGTTGGGCGCTACCAAAAATGAgcaaatcatcatcatcgcccagTCAACCCCAGAGTGGTTCGTTGCCAAGCCCATCGCAAGACTGGGCGGTCCTGGCTTGATCCCCGTCTCATACGTCGAGATTCGCTATGTCAGAACTAAAGAGGTTGTTCCCAACGCAGTGGAAGCTGTGAAGAGAGCCGGGGTTCCGAGTGTGGAGGAATGGAAGAGGATGGCGGCAAACTATAAGAATAGCAGCATTACTCTGGGTAAGTTCGCGGGCCCTGATGCAGGGGGTCAACGGGCAGTTGAGCAAGGTATGGAGAGTATGAGCCTTCAAGAAGGGAGACAGAGCGCACAGAATGGATCACAG CACCGTGCCGGGCAACACAGCATTTCCCAGTCCCAACAATATGCTCACAACCAGGAAATAACTCCAGTATACGCGCCAGTCAGAGCCTGGATACCTCGATATTGCTTTGCCGAAGACAAATATTGGTTTGTTATCGTGGCTGTTCTTGAGGATGGCAGACATTGGGAACTCTCGCGATACTACGAAGATTTTTACGACTTCCAGATTGCCCTTCTCAACCAATTTCCTTCAGAGGCTGGTCATGACGGAACGAACAAAAGGACTTTACCATACATGCCAGGTCCTGTCAGTTATGTCACAGATGCAATCACAGAGGCAAGGCTACACAACCTCGATGCCTATGTTAAAAATCTTCTCGACCAGCCAGACCGCGTTTCGAAATGCGACCTGGTGAAGAAGTTCTTTGCTCCTCGTGAAGGAGACTATGAGATCGCTCCAAATTCTGCCGATGAGGACATGCGGCTTTCACAGGGCTCACAACCGTCCGCCGAAGGTTTTGGAAACGGCGGCTCCCGAACCAACCTGAACGGAAATGCCTATGCCGTACTCCCTGCCACATCTCGACAATTGAGCAACTCACAACAGGGTACAAGCAATCAGCCACAACAAGCCGTGATGAAAGTCAAGATGTATTACAATGGTGATCTTATCGCTATTCGTGTACCGTCCGAAGTTGATTATCAGCAGCTGTGTGACAAGATTCGGGATCGACTCAAACTCAGCCCCGATAATCAATTACAACTTTTCTATAAGGACGAGCCAACAGGAAACAAACCTAATTTAATGAGCGACAGTGATCTCAACTTTGCTCTTGAGCGGCATGAGAAACTCGTTCTCTATGTCGAGGTTGCATAA
- the Glb1l2_0 gene encoding Beta-galactosidase-1-like protein 2, which translates to MHLVRVVLAVMALAVPTWTTPPPAAFGHNGTDFLLRGKPFVIIGGQMDPHRVPFDYWRRRIILAKALGINTIFSSIFWNEMEPEKGKWASKQPANNLTHFLDIAKEQGLYVVLQPGPYVGGAREWGGLPYWLSRIPGLKVRSYNEPFLNATKSYFTRLAKDLAPWQITKGGNVIMVQIENEYGSYGADVRYKEALRNMAASLFDVPLYTADGRDKLLLEDGQTSRVLSVVKGGPQGFPLRDEAVTDKSSLGPHLDGEAHISKPLQWGPEAKHYAMDTDQPSFVESYIRNLGMTLSANNSINMYMFHGGTNFGLSAGSLYTGNRTTPWANSYHGESLLDEAGRTTPLYHIIRAEILKYLPDASAIPPPPNNLPLLQINEFKLEPYASILHTVTYTKTRKMPVYMETLKQGQGLILYEHKVLAAANGTLEAGDRPRDRIIVYVNGLRKGIIDSFHACPATVKLSLQAGDILQLLVENAGRTSHWRKGSREPNLMDDPFKGINGSVTVGSSVLRGWKIRQIPCKEPPILKKPIGGSIQKGILPVYYKGRFKLPHLGPGEFYAGMDTYLTIEGGTRGIVWVNGFNLGRYWVSGPQQSLYVPGALLNPGHSNKIHVLELTPWNMTLTARGETTKTWENRPDPEAPQS; encoded by the coding sequence ATGCACCTCGTCCGGGTCGTgctcgccgtcatggccctcgCCGTGCCAACGTGGACGACACCACCGCCGGCTGCATTCGGCCACAACGGCACCGACTTCCTCCTCCGCGGCAAGCCCTTTGTCATTATCGGCGGACAAATGGATCCGCACAGAGTACCATTCGACTACTGGCGGCGAAGAATCATCCTCGCCAAGGCACTgggcatcaacaccatcttcAGCTCCATCTTTTGGAACGAGATGGAGCCGGAGAAGGGCAAATGggccagcaagcagcccGCCAACAACCTCACCCACTTCTTAGATATTGCCAAGGAACAAGGCCTGTATGTGGTCCTCCAGCCGGGACCATACGTCGGCGGTGCGCGGGAATGGGGTGGCCTGCCATACTGGCTCTCGCGGATTCCCGGCCTCAAAGTACGAAGCTACAACGAGCCATTCCTCAACGCCACCAAGAGCTACTTCACccggctggccaaggaccTGGCCCCTTGGCAAATCACAAAGGGAGGCAACGTCATCATGGTCCAAATCGAGAACGAGTACGGCTCCtacggcgccgacgtgcGGTATAAGGAAGCCCTGCGCAACATGGCCGCCTCCCTCTTCGACGTGCCCCTGTACACCGCCGACGGCAGAGACAAGCTCTTGCTCGAAGACGGCCAGACCTCGCGTGTGCTCTCCGTCGTAAAAGGCGGGCCCCAAGGGTTCCCTCTGCGAGACGAAGCCGTCACCGACAAGTCGTCGCTGGGCCCCCATCTCGACGGCGAAGCACACATCTCGAAACCACTCCAATGGGGCCCCGAGGCAAAACACTACGCCATGGACACCGACCAGCCCAGTTTCGTCGAGAGCTACATCCGCAACCTGGGCATGACCCTGTCGGCCAACAACTCGatcaacatgtacatgttcCACGGCGGCACAAACTTCGGCCTCAGCGCCGGCTCCCTATACACGGGGAACAGGACGACCCCCTGGGCAAACAGCTACCACGGCGAGTCCctgctcgacgaggcagGCCGCACCACGCCTCTCTACCACATCATCCGCGCCGAGATCCTCAAATACCTCCCGGACGCGAGCGCCATCCCCCCGCCCCCGAATAACCTGCCGCTCTTGCAAATCAACGAGTTCAAGCTGGAGCCCTACGCATCCATCCTCCACACCGTCACCTACACCAAAACCCGCAAGATGCCAGTGTACATGGAGACGCTCAAGCAGGGACAAGGCCTCATCCTATACGAGCACAAGGtgctcgccgccgcaaaCGGCACgctcgaggccggcgacCGCCCCCGCGACAGAATCATCGTCTACGTCAACGGCCTGCGCAAGGGCATCATCGACAGCTTCCACGCGTGCCCTGCCACCGTGAAGCTCTCCCTGCAGGCAGGCGACATCCTGCAGCTGCTGGTCGAAAACGCCGGGCGCACCAGCCACTGGCGCAAAGGATCCCGCGAGCCCAACCTCATGGACGATCCGTTCAAGGGCATCAACGGGTCCGTGACGGTGGGCTCGTCCGTCCTCCGCGGCTGGAAGATCCGACAGATCCCGTGCAAGGAGCCGCCCATCCTCAAGAAGCCCATCGGGGGGTCGATCCAAAAGGGAATTCTGCCCGTGTACTACAAGGGCAGATTCAAGCTTCCGCATCTGGGACCCGGCGAGTTCTACGCCGGAATGGACACGTACTTGACCATTGAGGGGGGCACCAGGGGTATCGTCTGGGTCAACGGCTTCAATTTGGGTCGGTACTGGGTCTCCGGGCCGCAGCAGTCGTTGTATGTGCCGGGTGCTCTGTTGAATCCGGGCCACTCCAACAAGATTCATGTTTTGGAGCTCACACCTTGGAATATGACTTTGACCGCAAGAGGGGAGACCACGAAGACGTGGGAGAACCGTCCCGACCCGGAGGCGCCACAATCATGA
- the DPP4 gene encoding Dipeptidyl-peptidase 5, with protein MVRVQKLTAETLIGAPRRSAAVPNHDGKLALYTISTHKFGDKTEKQVRVMDLQTRQSSQISDDDKVHDAVWVPGTNDILFLKSGDKGRTQAIVAKGRDGSWEHIPLAEFNGPIENLKLKKLDDGSVVFMVTGQVDDDGLLYNEEAHQKLSTGRIFDGARVRSWTSLQNQQSYSLWYNKLQQDSSGKWEFAGHLLNLVNNHELDAPGGMLDVGDPLSSFDISHRGAVFIAQDRTVLDPGEFAVSSAYFVPLDSFTLPPTGRPKRIQLPSGVDECIMSNIRFSPDGTMIGFLHVPRGDEYGSRLLLASTNSLDAFDAFGLVTPTWGGGDKEHDPPKEFEFAGDSENIIMTSANCGRTVLSKLKLADGETPHIFFKHGSASACYPLKDDNWNEVLVSSSSFIDSSLWQVVNVSEAAVVKTLSSATSEGKKFRLSPDMVTEFWYEGADDVCVHCFMLRPTDFDENKKYPWVLMPHGGPISSWDDAWSTRWNMAAWAEQGYVIVCPNITGSVGYGLEFARRINGEWGGRPFQDLLNLITYLEKLPYLDQDKAVLAGASYGGYMVSWMLGHEIINKFCCAIWHDGIFNLPSFFLQTDALYEGGNFEGALYPWQRPMAFERFNPARPELLRNWRNAPPTLVIHSEKDYRCPITEGIATYNTLKGNGVPSRLLTFPNEGHWVLDPENSLVWHNTVWDWVKRCVNGEIKRGDTKW; from the exons ATGGTTCGTGTTCAAAAGTTGACCGCAGAAACTCTCATCGGAGCCCCTAGGAGGAGTGCCGCGGTTCCGAATCACGATGGCAAGCTGGCCCTCTACACGATTTCCACCCACAAGTTCGGTGACAAAACTGAGAAACAAGTCCGTGTTATGGACTTGCAGACCCGTCAGTCATCCCAAATATCAGATGACGACAAAGTTCACGATGCCGTTTGGGTCCCTGGCACCAATGATATTTTGTTTCTCAAGTCTGGAGACAAGGGCCGAACGCAAGCCATTGTGGCCAAGGGACGAGACGGATCCTGGGAACACATCCCCCTCGCCGAGTTCAATGGACCGATTGAAAATCTTAAACTTAAGAAACTTGATGACGGATCTGTCGTATTCATGGTTACTGGtcaggttgatgatgatggtctTCTGTACAACGAAGAGGCTCACCAGAAACTCTCCACTGGCCGCATCTTTGACGGGGCGCGTGTTCGATCT TGGACCTCGTTGCAGAATCAACAGTCCTATAGCTTGTGGTACAATAAGCTGCAACAGGATTCGTCTGGCAAGTGGGAGTTTGCAGGCCATCTCCTCAACCTAGTCAACAATCACGAACTAGATGCACCTGGAGGAATGTTGGACGTCGGAGATCCTCTGTCAAGCTTTGATATTTCTCATAGAGGCGCCGTCTTTATTGCACAGGACCGAACAGTCCTGGATCCCGGAGAATTTGCTGTGAGCTCAGCATATTTTGTGCCTCTTGATTCGTTTACCCTACCACCGACCGGACGACCCAAGCGAATACAGTTGCCATCAGGCGTTGATGAGTGCATAATGTCTAACATTCGGTTTTCTCCCGATGGCACCATGATTGGCTTTCTTCATGTTCCACGTGGGGACGAGTATGGCTCTCGCTTGCTTTTGGCGTCGACAAATTCCCTCGATGCCTTCGATGCCTTCGGTCTTGTCACGCCGACATGGGGTGGCGGCGACAAAGAACACGATCCACCCAAAGAGTTCGAGTTCGCTGGCGACTCTGAAAACATTATCATGACAAGTGCCAACTGTGGCCGAACTGTTCTGTCGAAGCTCAAACTTGCAGATGGGGAGACGCCGCATATTTTTTTCAAGCACGGTAGTGCGTCCGCGTGTTATCCACTCAAAGATGATAATTGGAATGAAGTTCTGGTTTCCAGTTCCAGCTTCATAGACAGTAGCCTCTGGCAAGTTGTGAATGTGTCCGAGGCCGCCGTTGTCAAAACCCTTTCATCAGCAACTAGTGAAGGTAAAAAATTCAGGCTATCCCCAGACATGGTCACAGAGTTCTGGTATGAGGGAGCGGATGATGTATGTGTTCACTGTTTTATGTTGCGGCCCACCGACTTCGATGAAAATAAGAAATACCCGTGGGTGTTGATGCCACACGGTGGACCGATATCTTCTTGGGATGACGCTTGGAGCACCAGG TGGAACATGGCTGCCTGGGCAGAACAGGGATACGTAATAGTTTGTCCCAACATCACAGGAAGCGTGGGTTATGGTCTTGAGTTTGCAAGAA GGATCAATGGCGAATGGGGTGGTCGACCATTTCAGGACCTCTTGAATCTCATAACGTATCTGGAAAAGCTGCCTTATCTTGACCAGGACAAAGCAGTGCTTGCCGGAGCCAGCTACGGTGGCTACATGGTTAGCTGGATGCTTGGACATGAGATCATCAACAAG TTCTGCTGTGCGATCTGGCATGACGGAATCTTTAACCTTCCCTCATTCTTTTTGCAAACAGACGCCTTGTATGAGGGCGGAAATTTTGAAGGCGCTCTCTATCCCTGGCAACGGCCCATGGCTTTTGAACGCTTCAACCCTGCTCGGCCCGAGTTGTTACGCAACTGGCGAAACGCGCCGCCGACTCTCGTTATTCACAGCGAGAAAGACTATCGGTGTCCTATTACTGAGGGCATTGCGACTTACAACACTCTGAAGGGAAATGGCGTACCAAGTCGGTTGCTGACCTTTCCAAATGAGGGGCACTGGGTGCTTGATCCGGAAAACTCTCTTGTCTGGCACAACACGGTCTGGGATTGGGTCAAGAGGTGTGTAAATGGTGAAATTAAGAGAGGAGATACGAAGTGGTAA